The window AACGACGCATTCATCGAAGACGTAAACATCGAAGAATTCATCGCATATGCCGAACAGAGCCAAAATTAAAACAGGGGCGAAGCCCTACGTCGCCGAAGTGCTGATGAACTGGCTCGCGCAGTTCCTGGCGATGATCCTTCCGACCAACCTCGCGCTGATCGCAGGACGCGGATCGGCAAAAACCTCGGAAATTCAGGTCGAACGGCTGATCGCAATGATGTACGACATGCCCGGAGCTCCCGCGGCATGGGTAGCGGATACTTTCACCAATCTGCAAGCGAACGTATTGCCCACCGTCCTCGAAGGACTCGAAAGGAAAGGGTACCGGGAAAACACGCACTTCATCATCGAAAAACAGCCCCCCGAATACTCCGACAAGGAATGCGAGGACCTCCCCCAGTGGCTCCGCCCGCATTTCTGGAAGCCGTTCAATAAGATCGTCAGCTACAAGCGCACGATCGTCTTCTTCACGGGATTCAACCTCACATTCGGATCGCTCGACCGCCCAGCCTCCTTGGCGGGCCGCTCCTACGTCCATGTGTTTGGCGACGAAGCCAAATATTTTCCCGAAGAGAAGATCGCAAACCTCCTGAAAGCCGTGCGGGGATACCGGGTGCAATTCGGCAGATCCCCGTTCTACCGCGGGCGAACCTTCACGACGGACATGCCGAACACCTCCAATGTCGGGGAGTACGACTGGATATTCAAGGACCTCAAGAGCATGGACAAGGAGATGGTGCTCACACTCTACAAAACGGCCCTTGTGGTGAACGAGGCGACGCAGGAATATATCGCGGCAAAAGAGCGGTTCATGCAGACACGCACGGACGAAGACCGGAAAGAATACTGCAACAAGCTCCGCACGCTCAACAGGTGGTATGCGGACTGGTACGAACTGCGCAAGCACCCGAAGGCCCGCACCGTATTTCTGCTGGCATCCTCGTATGTCAACGTGGACATCCTGTCGCTCGAATATCTCGAAGATGCGATGTCCACGCAGCTCGCGGATGTGAACGCCGCGATCCTCTCCATGCGCCCCAGACTCGAAGCAGGAATGCGCTTCTATGCCAACCTCGGAGAGCGGCATTTCTTCGACGACGGGAATATCCTGTCGGTACAAAACGCATTCGGCCTGCGGGATCGGGAAGATTGCAGCGTCCTCCGTTATCTCGATCCCAAGCGCGCCCTCGACGTGGGAATGGATTTCGGGAATATGCAGTCGATGGTCGTGGCACAGGACGACGGACACATCCTCCGATGCCTCAAAACCTTCTACGTACTCCCGCCGGCGTTCCTGCGGGAATTGGCGGATGATTTCCTCGCCTATTTCGCACAACACAAAGAGAAAACCATAAACCTCTACTACGATCGAGCCGGAAACAACTACCGGCGCCAGAAAGAAGATTTGGCCACCAAAATCAAGGAAGCCATCGAATGCAATGCCGATGGCAGGAGAACCGGATGGAAAGTGATTCTCAAATCCAGGAACCAAGGCAACATCGGCCAGGCTGACGAGTACGTCTACATGCAGGAACTCCTATCCGGACGGAATCCCCACCTTCCGGCCATTCTGATCGACACGTACAACTGCCGACCCCTCAAAGCGTCGCTCGAAGGCGCCAAGACCCGGAAAACAGACAAGGATCAGATTGCAAAGGATAAACGAAGCGAAAAACTCCCGCCGGAGAGGCTGCCGATGGAATCGACCAACATGTCCGACGCGTTCAAATACCTCGTGATGCGCAAGACATGGGTGGCTCTGACCCGCAAAGGCACGCGGCCGATCCGCGTCGATGCTGCAATCTAAAACCGGCTGATAAACACTTATGCGGTTCCCGCCCCGAAAAAAATCGGGGCGCTTTTTGTTGATTTTTTTCGGTGAAATATTTGCTCGTCGCAGAAATGCGAACTACATTTGCGGAAAATGATGGGATCTCCAAAGAGTAGGCATAAAGCATAACCCGGGTTGGGGTATAGTCTCGGCAGGCTTTGCAGTTAATGGCAACCTATTGCTGCATGTTAGTCCAGTTTTCCTCAAAGCGAAATTTATGTCAGATCCCATGCCGCCCTGCTTGCCCGGGGCGGCTTTTCGATTTTTACGGCAATAGATTTGCAGGTAATAAATTTATTACCTATATTTGCATAACGAAAACATGAAAAACATGCCTACCATCTTTATCCTATTCGGATTCCGGTTCCTCTTTTACGCCAATGATCACGAGCCGATACATGTCCATGTCGTAAAAGGCAATATCAGCGCAAAATTCCTGCTCGACCCAGTAGAAACCACGGATTAAAACCATCCGAAATAAAAATGGCAGAATCGGTAATCGAAGAAAACAAAGAGGTGATTGCCGAACACTGGAACAAATTTTTCAACAAAAGCAAGTAGCAGCTATGGAACAAATCGAAAAAATATGGCTTACCGACACTGCGGTATGGATACGAACTGCCGACGGACGGGAATCTCACGAGAATTTCGACGAGTATCCCCGGCTGAAATACGCAACACCCGCACAACGGGGAAATTATGAAACCGACGCTTTCGGCATCCACTGGCCGGAGATCGACGAGGATTTGAACTTCGACGGATTCTTCCGGAAGCGGAACGAGCCTGCCCTATACAGGCTGTTCATCGCGCATCCCGAGTTGAATGCGTCGGCCGTAGCGCGTCGGTTGGGAATCGCTCAAAGTCTCCTTGCGCAATATATCAGCGGGTCAAAAAAGCCGTCTCCGGAAAGAGAAAGGATGATTTTGGCCGAAATTCATAAAATCGGAGAAGAACTCGCAACAGTCTCTTTGTAATGAACGCACAAGTAATTATCGAACGTGGCGCCGACGGCACCTTTGACGCCAACATGGAATTTATCAAAGAAATCCCGTTCGGATTGATGGGACAGGGTAAAACTGTCGCGGAAACCATTGCGGATTTTTACAACTCCTATGCAGAGATGCAGGCTATGTGCCGGGCCGAAGGGAAAGAATATCCCGCATTGGAGTTTGAATTCAAATGCGACGTACTGACAACCAAAGATAAAATGGATATTCTCAAGAGCCGGTATATGGAGGCCAAAACAGACTCAGAGCGCGAGGCTGTTTTCGACGAAATACGCGCCGAAATCGATGCGGATGCCAAAGCGGTAGTGCAGGCCACATTAGAGCAGTTAAGAGAGACCAACGCACGGATAGACGGGGAGATGACAAGGAAAAGATGAAAGATATCCTGCCCATTATCTCTCTTTTATATATTGCGAAGACCTACTTCGGCAAAACCAAAGAGTGGCTCTACCAGCGCGTAAACGGAAATATTGCCAATGGCAAACCTGCGAAATTTACCGACGAAAAAAGCAAACTCTAAACTTCGCACTCAAAGACATCGCTAAAAAGCTGATGAAGATAAGCGTTTCATAACTTTGTTTTGTTTGGCGATTGAACAGATTCCGAAACGCCCGCCCCGATTTTTTCGGGGCGTTTTTTTGTTGATTTTTTCGGCGAAAAACTTGCACAATCGACAAAAGATTATTATATTTGTATTGTCAAAAAATAAGAGCTATATGAAAACAGTAATTAAAAAATTATCCGAAAAAGAATGGGAATTGATCGAAATGCTCCGAAATTTCCGCAATGCCAAACACAATCCATCAATCGAAATTAATCTCTATCTTGATTACCTGTTTGAATCTCTGAAAGAAAACGATCTCGAAGATTAACCAATACTCCCTCCCGTCAAGGGAGGGGGTTCTCAAATATGACTTCAATGAAAAACAAACTCAAAGACATTCTGTTGCTGGTAAAATGGAGCACCGTCTCGACTGACTATTTCGGCAAGACCCGCACGTGGATATACCAACGCATATCCGGATATGACGTAAACGGCAAGGCAGCGGAGTTCAGTCCTGCCGAACGGGAACGGCTGCGCGAAGCCCTGCATGACATTGCCGCGCGCATCAATGCGGCCGCTGATAATATTTAGGCCCAAGCAACTCTTATTTTTTGACACCGCTCTCGTCTGGGCCTACGAGAGCAGCGCCCCGATTTTTTCGGGGCGTTTTTTGTTTTTCCTGCTGAATACTTGCAAAGCAATAACTAATTAGTTATATTTGTGGCATGAAATGTGACTGTAATGGCAGATAAGAAAGTAAGAACGGTTTACTACTCAAAGGAATTCAAACAATTTTTCGACGGTCTCGACACCCGAATCCGCGAAAAATACATTTGGACGATCCAGATGACCGAAACCGTGCTGGTACTCCCGACCAAGTACGTAAAGAAACTGGAAGGAACCGAGTTCTACGAAATGCGTGTATCGGTAGGATATAATGAATACCGAACCGTACTTTTTGCCATCGACAGCGATAATTTCGTAAAGGCAACCGGAATATATCTGCTGAACAGCTTTTTGAAAAAGTCCGTCAAGGACTATAAGAAACAAATCGAAATTGCCAAAAAGATAATGAAGGAGGTAGAATTATGAGAGTAGACCCCGAAAAACTGAGAAAGAATTTCCGCCCGGCCGAAGAGCTGATGACCGAATATGTCGGCCCGGCCGGAAGCCCCGAGCGCGAGAAAATGGAAACCAGGGCGAAAGCCTGGTTCTACGGCGAAATCCTCCGTGAACGCCGCAAGGAACTGAAAATGTCGCAGGCGGCTCTGGCCGAAAAAGTCGGCGCAAAACAGAGTTATATAGCCCGTATCGAAAAAGGAGAAGTAGACGTGCAACTCTCGTCCCTGTTGCGGATCGCCGGAGCACTTGGATTGCAGATGCGATTACAATAGGCTCCACTCTATATTATACCACGAAGCGTGACATTTTTGTCGCGTTTTTTTGCATTATTCCAAAAGTTCCCTATATTTGCATCGTTCAACAATTACGACGGCGGCTGATGTCCGCCAAGCATGCGGGCATTTTTTATGCATGCAGTTATAGTGGTTTCGTACCCCCGTGCCGGATGGTTAATGCCCCGGCAAGCCGTCGTGGTGTTGAACAGCGGGAAAGACGGAACCACTTTTTTGTTTTACGGTTTAATGTTCAATACCACGATGAAAAACACCACAACCTCCGCGGCCACGATGCCGCAGCTCTTCATCGACCGAGAACTGGGCGAGATGCTTCTCCAGCTCCAGGAGATCCGCAAACGCTTCGACGCCTATCTCGACACACACGACGATCCGAAGAAATTCACGCCCTGCGAAGCTGCTTTCGAGGTAGAGGGCGATCTGGCCAACGCCATGATCGGCGTCACAAAGATGATCGCCTGCCGCATGGCCGACGAACTATTCGACGGGCAGCACGAAGCCGACGCCCCGGCCTGCTGATCCCCGGACACGATCCCGACCTCTATGTACCGGCCCCGCTTGCCCGCGGGGCTTTTTCGTGCCTGTTCTATCCGGGGCGAAGTGTCATATTTCACCTTTCCGGGAGGCGTGCAATTGCACAAGGAGGAGAGAGCGGCTCGGGCTCAACTCGCACACGAAACAATCGTTTTCTCGAACATTCAGCCCTTTTCGGTTAATTTCCAGCGTATTACGCCGAATCAACTCTGAAAAACCATACAAAAACCGCCTTTTTCCGAACGGAAATCGCCCCATTTCTCTCCCGTAAACGCATAAAAAGAGGGAGTTTGACGCACCCAAACTCCCCGAAACAGGAGAAATTCATCGTTTTTCTCCGATGGATCTCAACCCCTATGTAGGGGCAAAGATAAGGAATTTTCCCGACAACCTCGGTTTGATGTCACAATTTGTGACATCAAATTTTGTCTCAATTTGCAAAAACATGGTTTGTAAATTACATTTGTGTTATTAAACCCCATAATCGGTACGATGGAGCGATTACAACCCATTCAGAGCAAAATTTACGAAATCCGGGGCCAGCGGGTCATGCTGGGCTTCGATCTGGCAGAACTATACCAAGTGGAGACGAAAGCCTTAAATAGAGCGGTAAAGCGCAATATCGAACGCTTCCCCGAACGCTATATGTTTCAACTCAATAAAACAGAGTTCGAGAACTTGAGGTTCCAAATTGGCACCTCAAGAGCACATGGCGGAACCCGTTATCTTCCATACGCATTTACCGAGCAAGGGGTATCAATGTTATCCGCCGTATTGCGAAGTCCTACCGCGATACAAGTGAGTATCTTAATTATAGATGCTTTCGTAGCAATGCGCAACTACATCACCACAACAACCCAAATCACAGCGGAACTGGCTGAAATGCGGGCGAAACTTGCATTGTTGGAACAGACGGGCAGGGACAATGCCGAAGCGGTCAGCGACCTGTCGGAAGATATGCGCCAAGAACTCGACAACATCTACCAAGCCATCGCGGCCCTTTCGATTAAAATTCCGCAGAGCAGCAAACCGGCCCGACCGATAGGATTCAAACACCCGAAAATGGATAAATAAGAATCCTGCTCATGAATTTATACCCCGAAGCGTGACAATTAGTCGCGCTTTTTTACTTTTCCGGTCGTCTTTTGTCCTTTCACCCCACCGAACAGCGGGTATTTTTGCGTCATGGATCTGTATGCAGCCATCAAACAGATGCGGGAACTCTCGGATCGCCGGGAACCGTTCTCCTTCTCCTTCATGTCGTGTTCCACATCGGCACAGGAGAGCCACGGGATCGTGGACGTGCGGCATGCCCGGCTCCGCCCGCGGCCCCATGCCGACGGGAATCGCTTCGCCGAACTGCTCGAGGAGTACGTGGACCTCGACACCGGAGAGGCCCGCCGGTTTTACCGCCCGCTCCTGATGATTTTCAACGGACAGAAAGTAGTTTTACAATGAAGAAACAGACAACCGGCAAGAAACCGAAAATCCGGCATCTCTCCGATTCGGCCGCCATCCTCGACTTCGGAGGCCATGCCATCTCGCTCTCGACCAGCCCCCGCAGCAGTCTCGACAGCTACATCTTCGACATGGCAGCCGACGGCGGAGGCAACTGGGAGCAAACCTACCAGACCGTGCGCGGTTACAAGATCGTCCCCTACGGCATCAACAATGACTTTCCCGTGATGATCCGTGACATCATGGCCCGTAACAACCTCGCTCCGGGGGTACTCCACCGCAAGCAGAACCTGCTGACCGGGCAGGGCGCGTTTCTCTACGAAAACGCCTTCGACGGCGGCAGGATCACACGCCGCTGGGTCGATGACCCGAACATCTCCGCATGGCTCCGATCCTGGGACTACGATCGTTTCATCGACCAGGCCGCGACGGACTATCTCCACACGGGCGGGTTCTTCGCCATACATCCCCTCGAACGCGGATACCGCCTGCCGGGACACGGCCGCCGCATCGCCCGACTGGAGTTCGTCAGCGCCAAAGACGCCCGCCTCGAATGGGCCGACTCCCGCAATATCGACGACGTGCGGCACATCCTCGTCGGGGATTTCGAAACGGCATGTGTGAATTCCGGACTGCAGAGCTATCCTGTATTCGATCCGACCGATCCGGGCCGCTACCCGATTTCGGCATCCTACAACTACACCTATGCTTTCGGACGCAATTTCTACGCTACGCCCGGATTCATGGGTGCCATCCGCTGGATTCTCCGCGGTTCGGACATCCCGATGATCTTCCGGCATGTAACCGAAAACGGGCTGAATCTGGCTTATCACGTACACTCCCCGCAGGGATACTGGGACCGGATCGAAGAAAAACTTCGGGAAAAGTATCCCGAAGAGCAGCCCGAGGAGATCGAAGCCCGCTACAAACAGGCCAAAAAGAAGATCCTCGACGCTCTGACCGAGACCCTCTCCGGGAAACAGAACGCCGGGAAATTCTTCGAGTCCATCGACTCCTATGATGACGACCACAATCTCATCACATGGAAGATCGAGCCCGTAGACCAGAAGATCAAAGACTTCGTGGAGGCGCAACTCAAGATCAGCGAGGCAGCATCCTCGGCGATTACTTCAGGCATGGCACTCCACCCCTCGCTGACGAACATCATGGTGAACGGCAAACTCGCCAGCGGCTCCGAAATGCTCTACGCCCTCAAGGTGTTCCTGCATTTCGACACGCGCATCCCCGAGCGGGTAATCCTCGGTCCCATCAACCAGGCTATCGCCTACAACTTCCCCGGAACCCGCTACCAACTCGGGTTTTACCATGCAGTAGTCATGTCCGAGGAAGGAATCTCCGAATCCGAACGTATGAAAAACAACTGATGCCATGCTTTTCAACAAAGACAACGACGGTCCGGCCGAACTTCAGGAATTGCTGGGCATTTATTACCAGACAAACCGTTACTCCGTAATCGCCACGGAGATCGCGCTGGCAGAGGCGGACATCCACCGCATGATCGGCAACGAACTCTTCACACGGACCGAAACCTACTACAACTCTCCGGCTTTCGAAACCTCCGGCTCCGATCTCGAAGCCCGGATAACCCGTGCGGTCCGCCTTCCGGTCGCAGCGCTGGCCGTCTACCGCTTCTACCAGCAGAACACCGTAGGACATGAGGACGAGGGGCGCAAAGTGAAACTCGACAAGGAAAACGAGTCCATCCCGTGGCGCTGGCAGATCGAAATGGACGACCGCGCCCTGCTCGACCGTTACCACCGGCTGCTGGATGCCATGTACCGCCTCTTCGAGGAGAACGACATCCCGGAATGGCGGCAGGCTCCGGTGCTCAAACGGCTCGAGGCGTCCCTCGTGCGTTCGCTGGACGAGTTTCAGGAGGTATTCCCGATCGAGAACTCCTACCACACGTTCTATCTGCTCGTTCCCTTTATGGTCGAATGCCAGGAGCGAAAAATCGTGCGGGTCGTCGGGGAGGAAAACTTCCGGAAGATTCTCGCAGGGGATACTGCTGAGGACAACCTCGAGGAGATCGCCGCAGCCGCAAAGAAGTGCATACCGCTCTATGCCGTGCAGACCGCCGTAAAGCGGATGTCGGTACAGATTCTTCCGGATGCCGTCGTGCGCCGATTCTCGGCATCCTTCCAGGGTGGAAAAGCGAATGAACCGGCCGACATCGCAACGACCCGATACCTGCTGCGCACGCTCGAAGAGGAAACCACGGACGCCCTCACCGAACTCCAAAAGGCCGTGACCAAGCGGCGCAACGTCGCAGCCCGATACGACCCGCTGCCAGAGAACGATCCCCGAAACAAATACTTCACTGCCGGATGAACACGCTCGAAATTCCCGGCCGGGGTATCAGGATCGACATCCCGGCGACATACGACGAGATGACCGGCCGTCAGGTCGTTCACATCATGCAATGCCTGGCGAAACATCGCGCGGGGCTTATGTCCATCGACGAGTTCCGGGTGAGGGTTCTGTACAAACTGTGCGGAATCCGCCGGACACTCCGGAGTGCGATCCGAACAGCATGGCATCCCGAGACGCCGGCGCAGCGCGAACGACGGGCCGAACAGGTCGCTCTCCTCTGCGATCAACTTCTCGGCGGCATTCTGGAAAAAACATCCGACGGTTATCAGATCCGGTTCGACTCCGTGCGCAACTTCTGGCCTTCGGTGCGCATCGGCTGGCGAAGGCTCTTCGGCCCGGCAGAGGCCCTGCTGGATATTTCGTTCGCAGAGTTCCGCGGGGCATCGGACGAAATGCAGCTCTATCTGCAAACCAACGACGAGCACCATCTCGACCGGATGCTCGCATGTCTCTACCGGCCGGCCGGGCCGCTCCAGCCCTCCGGCCGCCGCGTCGTCCCCTACTCGCCCGATACGCTCGACCGGTACGCCGGCCTCTGCCACCGCTTCAAGCCATGGCAGAAACAGCTCATGCTGCTCTGGTTCTCCGCATGCGTGAGGTACATGCAGACCGGGCGCTTCATCATCGGCAGTCAGGAGATCTCCTTCGCCGAACTGTTCAGCTCCGAAACACCCGAAGACGGGGAATCGCTCGGATGGATCACCCTGCTCTACGATCTGGCCGAGAAACGAATCTTCGGAAGTATCGAAGAGGCCGACCGGCAGGGGTTGGTCGAAATTCTTTCCCTATTGTATCACTACAAAAAACGAAACGATGCTGCTGCTCGCAAAAAACGCTAAACTCATCCGGTTCCTCGCCGCACTCCGGATTCCCGGAATCCGGGAGGCAAATGCCGTCGTAGACGAAAGTTCGGCGACCAAGATTCTCGGGAACGCCGCCATAACGGAAGCACAGATGATCATGACGCTCCCGGGGGCGAAGATCGACATGGAGAATGTGGACGTTCACCACGAGGAGAACGCCGTCATCGTCTGGATACTCTCGAAAGGCGCCGGGATGGTCTCCGGTAAAATCGTGGATACAGACGAATATCTGCGGCTACACGCCCTGATGACAGAGACACTCGAAGCATTTCGCAGGGCGATACGCGAATCCGACAACGGGGCATGTCCCTATCTGGCGGGAATGCAAATCGAACAGGTCGTCGTGACGCCCGAATACAACGTCTTCGGAGGCTGGAACGGGTGGTGCGCGACCATAACGATCCGGTAGACTCTCCCGCATTTTCACATCCGCCCCGATTTTTCGGGGCGTTTTTTGTTTTTCCGGCGGAATATTTGCACAAATGTAATTTATAAATTACCTTTGTAATATGAAAAAAGCAAGGGAAGTCGTTACCTATAAAGATTATTTCGAAGAGTTCTTCGAAAAACAATCGCAGAAGGTGCGGGACAAAATCATCAAGGTACTCGACATCATCGAGCAGATCGAGCGAGTTCCCGTTACATATTTGAAATATATCGAAGGCACTAATGGGTTATTTGAGATACGGGTACAACTCGGAAGCGACATATTCCGTATTTTCTGCTTTTTCGATGGCAACAAAATGGTAGTATTATTGTGCGGCTTCCAGAAGAAGACACAGAAAACCCCACCGGGAGAGATCAAAAAAGCCGAAAAAATCATGTCGGAATACTACGACGAAAAAAGAAAGGAGACAAAAAAATGAAAACGAAAACTTTAGACCAGATCAAGACGAAATATTACGGCGAAATAGGCACGCCGGAACGCGACCGTATCGAACGCGATCTCGACGCATTGCGGATCGGTCTGAAAATCCGAACGGCACGGGAACAGAAAGAAATGACTCAGGCGCAACTGGCCGACCGAATCGACAAAAAGCGCACGTTTATTTCCAAAGTTGAAAACGATGGCGGGAACATCACTCTCAAAACGCTGTTCGATATTGTAGAGCGCGGATTAGGCGGGAAATTGAATATTGAAGTCCGATTATAGCAATCAACGTGATTGACAAGACGAAACCGAACTTTTCGATGGTAATTAACCCACAGAGCGACAAAAAGTCGCTCTTTTTTTGCATCTTCACAAAAGTTTCCTATATTTGTGATGTCTAACATTCAAACTGGCGGATGATGTCCGTCGAACGTGCGGGCATTTTTTATGCTTGTAGTTATAGTGGTTTCGTACCCCCGTGCCGGATGGTTAATGCCCCGGCAAGCCAGTTTGGTGTTAGACAGCGGGAAAGGCGAACCACTTTTGTTTAATTGTTTAATGTCTAAACCAAACATGAAAAACACCACCCCAACGGATCGCCGGGTGCTCGTCGATCCGGCGCTGATCCAGGCGCACAGCAGCGTCTACCGCGCAATGGCGGACATCCGCCTCGCCGCAAAGATTATCCGAAAACAACACAACCGGCAGCAGGAACCGAACCGTCCGGACGAGTACAACCGGATCGAAGGTCTGATGCAGGCCATGCTGTTCGACATACAGCGGATGATCGGATGTGAGACAATGCGACAGTTCCAGAACTTCACACACGACAACTCAACCAGGGAGGGCAGGCTATGAAGATCGACGAGAAAACTGTAAGCATGACCGGCGACGAGTTCGAAGTTTTCAGCCGCCTGATCGACACGGTCACCAGCCAGAGCGAAATGATCCGCAAACTCACGCGCGAAAACCTGGGATACATCTTGCAAGACAACTCCTCCCGGACGCAGCAGGAGAGTTTCACACAGGCGATCTACCTGAATCCATCGGGAAAACTCCCCTCGTGATCCCCGGACACGATCCCGACCTCTATGTATCGGCCCCGCTCCCCGCGGGGCTTTTTCGTGCCCTGTTCTGTCCTTTCCGCCGCGGGCACGGCCGGCTACATTTGCATCAAAACAACCGTCATGCCGTCACTCGTCGAACAACACTTCGTCCGGGAGGTCCTCGCCAAGCAGGGGGACCGCCTGCTGTATTATCAGGGCAACGCCATCCGCGAAAAAACGAATGCGCATTCCGGGAACCTTTTCGCACAACGAAGGATCGACGTATCCTCCGGCGACGAGTTCTCCGGCAAGCTGGCCTTCACGCATAAAATCTACGAGCGGTTCCTCGACATGAAGGCCCTGCGACGGGGCCGCCGGACGGTTCGCCAGAACCGCAAGATACACAACCGGTTCATCGAATACACCCTCGCCAACATCGAATACAAACTCCTGTACGGTTTCACCGACGAAGTGGCCCAGCGTATCAAAGTACAGTTTAACGAACAAAACCCGCAGTAATGGCTTCGAAAATCAGAGAGGAAGACCTCCGGCTGAATATCATCGTAAACGGCGACGACGGCCGCAAAAAGATCAAGGAGGCCGAAGACGCCTTCAACGACTGGCAGGAGAGCATCAGGAAGACGCGCGCCGAGATGGCGGAGTTGGAGCGCCAGGGCAAACAGAACACCGTCCAGTACGACAATCTCAAAAAGCGGCTGGACAGCCAGACCGCATCCGCCGACAAGGCAAAGCAGCGGCTCGACACGCTGACCCGGCAGATGAACGTCAATACGATGACCATCGGGGAACTCCGCAAGCATGTAAGGAACCTTTCCCGGGAACTGAGCCAGATGGACCCGCGGGATGCCAGGTGGAAAAAGCTGAACGCCGAGCTGCAAACTACAAAGAACCGACTGCACGAGCTGACCGGCGTCTCTCGGGGAATACAGGGCGTGTTCGACAAACTGGGATTCGGGAAAATAGAGGCTGCCGTCGGAAAACTGTTCGTCTACTACAA of the Alistipes senegalensis JC50 genome contains:
- a CDS encoding type II toxin-antitoxin system RelE/ParE family toxin — protein: MADKKVRTVYYSKEFKQFFDGLDTRIREKYIWTIQMTETVLVLPTKYVKKLEGTEFYEMRVSVGYNEYRTVLFAIDSDNFVKATGIYLLNSFLKKSVKDYKKQIEIAKKIMKEVEL
- a CDS encoding type II toxin-antitoxin system RelE/ParE family toxin is translated as MKKAREVVTYKDYFEEFFEKQSQKVRDKIIKVLDIIEQIERVPVTYLKYIEGTNGLFEIRVQLGSDIFRIFCFFDGNKMVVLLCGFQKKTQKTPPGEIKKAEKIMSEYYDEKRKETKK
- a CDS encoding helix-turn-helix domain-containing protein; translated protein: MRVDPEKLRKNFRPAEELMTEYVGPAGSPEREKMETRAKAWFYGEILRERRKELKMSQAALAEKVGAKQSYIARIEKGEVDVQLSSLLRIAGALGLQMRLQ
- a CDS encoding DUF5053 domain-containing protein, giving the protein MKNKLKDILLLVKWSTVSTDYFGKTRTWIYQRISGYDVNGKAAEFSPAERERLREALHDIAARINAAADNI
- a CDS encoding DUF5053 domain-containing protein; this encodes MKDILPIISLLYIAKTYFGKTKEWLYQRVNGNIANGKPAKFTDEKSKL
- a CDS encoding DUF2442 domain-containing protein, whose product is MEQIEKIWLTDTAVWIRTADGRESHENFDEYPRLKYATPAQRGNYETDAFGIHWPEIDEDLNFDGFFRKRNEPALYRLFIAHPELNASAVARRLGIAQSLLAQYISGSKKPSPERERMILAEIHKIGEELATVSL
- a CDS encoding helix-turn-helix domain-containing protein, yielding MKTKTLDQIKTKYYGEIGTPERDRIERDLDALRIGLKIRTAREQKEMTQAQLADRIDKKRTFISKVENDGGNITLKTLFDIVERGLGGKLNIEVRL
- a CDS encoding DUF6712 family protein, with the translated sequence MLFNKDNDGPAELQELLGIYYQTNRYSVIATEIALAEADIHRMIGNELFTRTETYYNSPAFETSGSDLEARITRAVRLPVAALAVYRFYQQNTVGHEDEGRKVKLDKENESIPWRWQIEMDDRALLDRYHRLLDAMYRLFEENDIPEWRQAPVLKRLEASLVRSLDEFQEVFPIENSYHTFYLLVPFMVECQERKIVRVVGEENFRKILAGDTAEDNLEEIAAAAKKCIPLYAVQTAVKRMSVQILPDAVVRRFSASFQGGKANEPADIATTRYLLRTLEEETTDALTELQKAVTKRRNVAARYDPLPENDPRNKYFTAG
- a CDS encoding ORF6N domain-containing protein — translated: MERLQPIQSKIYEIRGQRVMLGFDLAELYQVETKALNRAVKRNIERFPERYMFQLNKTEFENLRFQIGTSRAHGGTRYLPYAFTEQGVSMLSAVLRSPTAIQVSILIIDAFVAMRNYITTTTQITAELAEMRAKLALLEQTGRDNAEAVSDLSEDMRQELDNIYQAIAALSIKIPQSSKPARPIGFKHPKMDK